A genomic window from Agrobacterium tumefaciens includes:
- a CDS encoding ABC transporter ATP-binding protein, whose translation MARITLDHIRHAYNAKAQAAGDYALKEVHHEWEDGGAYALLGPSGCGKTTLLNIISGLLRPSEGRIAFDGTDVTDLATEDRNIAQVFQFPVVYDTMTVYDNLAFPLRNRHVPEAEVDRRVRDILEMTDLSGMAKRRARGLTADQKQKISLARGLVRSDVNAILFDEPLTVIDPHMKWVLRSQLKRLHRQSGFTMVYVTHDQTEALTFADKVVVMYDGQIVQIGTPAELFERPGHTFVGYFIGSPGMNVLPAKIDGATAVVGGLGVPLAGVPKVDGAQRIEIGVRPEFIRLERGGMPIIVDKVEDIGRQKIVRARFAGQKLAIVVAEDEEIPAEAGVRFDPAAIGVFADSWRVKMGA comes from the coding sequence ATGGCACGCATCACGCTCGATCACATCCGCCACGCCTATAATGCCAAGGCGCAGGCCGCTGGCGACTATGCCCTGAAAGAGGTGCATCACGAATGGGAGGATGGCGGCGCCTATGCGCTGCTCGGCCCTTCCGGCTGCGGCAAGACCACGCTGCTCAACATCATTTCCGGGCTGCTGCGTCCTTCCGAAGGCCGGATCGCCTTCGATGGAACGGACGTGACCGATCTCGCCACCGAAGACCGTAACATCGCGCAGGTGTTCCAGTTCCCGGTCGTCTACGACACGATGACGGTCTATGACAATCTGGCCTTTCCGCTACGCAACCGGCATGTGCCGGAAGCCGAAGTTGACCGCCGGGTGCGGGACATCCTTGAGATGACCGATCTGTCCGGCATGGCCAAACGCCGCGCCCGCGGTCTGACGGCGGACCAGAAGCAGAAGATTTCGCTGGCGCGCGGGCTGGTGCGCTCCGACGTCAACGCCATCCTCTTTGACGAACCGCTGACGGTGATCGATCCGCATATGAAATGGGTGCTGCGCTCGCAGCTGAAGCGGCTGCACCGGCAGTCCGGTTTCACCATGGTTTATGTCACCCATGACCAGACTGAGGCGCTGACCTTCGCCGACAAGGTGGTGGTGATGTATGACGGACAGATCGTTCAGATCGGCACGCCGGCCGAGCTTTTCGAACGGCCGGGACATACGTTTGTCGGTTACTTCATCGGCTCGCCGGGCATGAATGTGCTTCCCGCCAAGATAGACGGCGCGACCGCGGTGGTCGGCGGCCTTGGTGTGCCGCTTGCCGGTGTACCAAAGGTCGATGGCGCGCAGCGCATCGAGATTGGTGTCCGCCCGGAATTTATCCGGCTGGAGCGGGGCGGCATGCCGATCATCGTCGACAAGGTCGAGGATATTGGCCGGCAGAAGATCGTGCGTGCCCGGTTCGCCGGTCAGAAACTCGCGATCGTCGTTGCCGAAGACGAGGAAATCCCGGCGGAAGCGGGTGTTCGCTTCGATCCGGCCGCCATCGGCGTCTTTGCCGATTCCTGGCGCGTGAAGATGGGGGCCTGA
- a CDS encoding ABC transporter ATP-binding protein, whose protein sequence is MLELRNVSKMAGGEYHIHPTDLTLQRGSLNVLLGPTLSGKTTLMRLMAGLDKPSGGTIFFNGEDVTGWPVQKRNVAMVYQQFINYPALSVYENIASPMRVAGKDQATIDREVRKAAELLKLTPYLDRTPLNLSGGQQQRTALARAIVKNANLVLLDEPLANLDYKLREELREELPRIFAESGAIFVYATTEPSEALLLGGNTATLNEGRVTQFSRTIEVYRRPVDIVTAEIFADPPLNTIEVVKAGGAFTRADQAVIAVPAHLAAVPDGPLTIAFQPHHLFPQAKGEARQSIRARTLISEIAGSESFVHVEFSGRRWVMLAHGIHDIEPDRDIELFLDTRHLMAFDVDGRAIGKAA, encoded by the coding sequence ATGCTTGAATTGCGAAACGTCTCGAAGATGGCGGGTGGTGAATATCATATTCACCCGACCGATCTGACGTTACAGCGCGGAAGCCTGAACGTCCTGCTTGGACCGACACTTTCGGGCAAAACGACGCTGATGCGGCTGATGGCCGGGCTGGACAAGCCAAGCGGCGGCACGATCTTCTTTAACGGGGAGGACGTGACGGGATGGCCGGTGCAGAAACGCAACGTCGCCATGGTCTATCAGCAATTCATCAATTATCCGGCGCTGAGCGTTTACGAAAACATCGCCTCGCCCATGCGCGTTGCTGGCAAGGATCAGGCGACCATCGACAGGGAAGTGAGGAAAGCCGCCGAGCTTCTGAAGCTGACACCCTATCTCGACCGCACGCCACTCAATCTTTCCGGCGGCCAGCAGCAGCGAACGGCACTTGCCCGCGCCATCGTCAAGAACGCCAATCTGGTTCTGCTCGATGAGCCGCTGGCCAATCTCGATTACAAGCTTCGCGAGGAATTACGCGAGGAACTACCGCGCATCTTCGCCGAATCCGGTGCGATCTTCGTTTATGCGACGACCGAACCTTCCGAGGCGCTGCTTTTGGGCGGCAATACCGCAACGCTCAATGAGGGCAGGGTAACGCAGTTCAGCCGCACCATCGAGGTTTACCGGCGCCCGGTGGATATCGTCACCGCGGAAATTTTTGCAGACCCGCCGCTCAACACCATCGAGGTCGTCAAGGCGGGCGGTGCATTTACCCGTGCTGACCAGGCAGTGATTGCGGTGCCGGCGCATCTTGCCGCCGTGCCGGATGGACCTTTGACCATCGCCTTCCAGCCGCATCATCTTTTCCCGCAGGCGAAGGGCGAGGCGCGGCAATCCATCCGGGCGCGGACGCTGATTTCGGAAATTGCCGGGTCGGAAAGTTTCGTCCATGTGGAGTTTTCGGGCCGGCGCTGGGTCATGCTGGCGCATGGCATTCACGACATCGAGCCGGACAGGGATATCGAGCTGTTTCTCGATACACGGCACCTGATGGCTTTTGATGTAGACGGCCGCGCCATCGGCAAAGCGGCGTAA
- the glpD gene encoding glycerol-3-phosphate dehydrogenase produces the protein MSDEAIHDIFVIGGGINGCGIARDAVGRGYSVALAEMNDFASGTSSAATKLIHGGLRYLEHYEFRLVREALMEREVLWAMAPHIIWPMRFVLPFQKGGVRPAWLVRLGLFLYDHLGGRKLLPATRSLDLRRDPAGKPLKPIFARAFEYSDGWVDDARLVVLNVRDAADRGALILNRTQVVSARREGAFWRVETKSAAGETATYRARMLVNAAGPWVDKVLSSTFGKNNVHNVRLVQGSHIIVRRKFADPRAYFFQNPDGRIIFAIPYEQDFTLIGTTDRDYTADPRAVRITEEEISYLCSAASEYFASPVTKADIVWTYSGVRPLFDDGASKAQEATRDYVLKTEGAEGEAPLLNIFGGKLTTYRRLAEHALEKIGDALGEKGAPWTAGSHLPGGNFGAEAYAAEVTTLRSRYPFLEERHAKRLVRCYGTDAAVLIGSATEASALGRHFGGTLYEVEVRWLMAREWALTAEDILWRRTKQGLFFTPEEVRGLETYIDDIAGERLKAI, from the coding sequence ATGTCTGACGAGGCAATCCACGATATTTTCGTGATCGGCGGCGGCATCAATGGCTGCGGTATCGCGCGTGACGCCGTCGGCAGGGGCTATTCCGTCGCACTTGCGGAAATGAACGATTTCGCCTCCGGAACCTCGTCCGCCGCTACCAAGCTTATTCACGGCGGTTTGCGTTATCTCGAACATTATGAGTTTCGTCTGGTGCGTGAGGCGCTGATGGAGCGTGAGGTTTTGTGGGCCATGGCGCCGCACATCATCTGGCCCATGCGCTTCGTCCTGCCGTTCCAGAAGGGTGGCGTGCGTCCGGCCTGGCTCGTGCGTCTCGGGCTTTTTCTTTATGATCACCTTGGCGGCCGCAAGCTTTTGCCTGCCACGCGCTCGCTCGATCTGCGCCGCGATCCCGCCGGAAAACCGCTGAAGCCTATTTTCGCCCGCGCCTTCGAATATTCCGACGGCTGGGTGGACGATGCCCGTCTCGTGGTGCTGAACGTCCGTGATGCCGCCGATCGCGGCGCTTTGATCCTTAACCGCACACAGGTGGTTTCGGCGCGACGCGAAGGCGCCTTCTGGCGGGTTGAAACGAAAAGTGCTGCCGGTGAAACCGCAACCTATCGCGCGCGCATGCTGGTGAATGCCGCCGGCCCCTGGGTGGACAAGGTTCTGTCTTCGACATTCGGCAAAAACAATGTCCACAATGTTCGCCTGGTACAGGGCAGCCACATCATCGTGCGCAGGAAGTTTGCCGATCCACGCGCCTATTTCTTCCAGAATCCGGACGGGCGCATCATCTTCGCCATCCCTTACGAACAGGATTTTACGCTGATCGGCACGACGGATCGCGACTATACCGCCGACCCCCGGGCTGTTAGGATCACCGAGGAGGAAATCAGCTATCTTTGCAGCGCGGCAAGCGAATATTTTGCCTCGCCGGTTACAAAGGCGGACATCGTCTGGACCTATTCTGGCGTGCGGCCGCTTTTCGATGACGGCGCGTCGAAAGCGCAGGAAGCCACCCGCGATTATGTGCTGAAAACCGAAGGGGCGGAAGGCGAAGCACCGCTTCTCAATATTTTCGGCGGCAAGCTCACCACCTATCGGCGGCTTGCCGAACATGCTCTTGAAAAAATCGGCGATGCACTGGGTGAAAAGGGCGCGCCATGGACGGCGGGTTCGCATTTGCCGGGTGGAAATTTCGGTGCCGAGGCCTATGCGGCGGAGGTTACTACACTGCGGTCGCGTTACCCCTTTCTCGAAGAGCGTCATGCCAAGCGGCTTGTGCGTTGCTACGGGACGGATGCGGCTGTGCTGATCGGCTCTGCCACGGAGGCGTCAGCACTAGGCCGTCATTTCGGCGGCACGCTTTATGAGGTAGAGGTCCGCTGGCTGATGGCGCGCGAATGGGCGCTGACGGCGGAGGATATTCTGTGGCGGCGCACCAAGCAGGGCCTTTTCTTCACGCCTGAAGAGGTGCGCGGGCTGGAGACCTATATCGACGACATTGCAGGGGAACGCTTGAAGGCAATCTGA
- a CDS encoding DeoR/GlpR transcriptional regulator, giving the protein MLLTPRQDEIVALAKANGRVLVDELAARFSVTPQTIRKDLNDLCDTRVLTRIHGGALFPSGNENVKYEARRAIASVEKQAIGAAAAALIPNNSSLFINIGTTTEAVGEALADHHELMVITNNINVANRLRVFPGIEVVIAGGVVRGSDGGIVGEAAVDFIRQFKVDFAVIGVSAIDEDGALLDFDFREVKVAQAIISNARHVILVSDSLKFERTAPVRIGHLSQVHTFITDHCPVDSIRSICADHDVRLIETEAREA; this is encoded by the coding sequence ATGCTGCTTACACCGCGTCAGGATGAAATCGTTGCGCTGGCAAAAGCGAACGGGCGGGTGCTGGTGGATGAGCTGGCGGCACGGTTTTCGGTGACCCCTCAGACGATCCGCAAGGACCTGAACGATCTCTGCGACACGCGGGTGCTGACGCGCATCCACGGTGGCGCGCTTTTTCCAAGCGGCAACGAGAACGTCAAATACGAGGCGCGCCGCGCCATCGCTTCCGTTGAAAAACAGGCGATCGGCGCTGCCGCTGCCGCCCTCATTCCCAATAACTCGTCGCTTTTCATTAACATCGGCACGACGACTGAAGCGGTGGGAGAAGCGCTGGCGGACCATCACGAATTGATGGTCATCACAAACAATATCAATGTTGCCAACAGGTTGCGGGTTTTCCCGGGTATCGAGGTGGTGATTGCCGGCGGCGTCGTGCGTGGTTCCGATGGCGGCATCGTCGGCGAGGCGGCAGTGGATTTCATCCGCCAGTTCAAGGTCGATTTCGCCGTCATCGGCGTTTCAGCTATTGATGAGGACGGCGCCCTGCTGGACTTCGACTTCCGCGAGGTCAAGGTTGCGCAGGCGATCATTTCCAATGCCCGCCATGTTATTCTGGTGTCGGATTCGCTGAAATTCGAGCGCACGGCCCCGGTGCGCATCGGCCATCTTTCGCAGGTGCATACCTTCATCACCGATCATTGTCCGGTCGATTCGATCCGTTCCATCTGTGCAGATCATGACGTTCGGCTGATTGAAACCGAGGCGCGTGAGGCCTGA
- the cobA gene encoding uroporphyrinogen-III C-methyltransferase, with product MDALKPQRNEPARMERLAKLPVFWGLEGKRVVLAGGSDGAAWKAELLLACGAELHLYCEESELSESFTALIGNSPMLTWHDRPWGPDIFDGAELALADCETDTEAESFYDVARAAGVPVNVIDKPEFCQFQFGSIVNRSPVVVSISTDGAAPILAQAIRRRIETLLPLSLKDWGALAQTIRERVNLRLAPGALRRSFWEKFVDRAFTERLDEGSEERLLADIGMQAARAGSGRGLVTLVGAGPGDAELLTLKAVRALQAADVILFDDLVSAEVLELARREAKRMLVGKRGGRESCRQEDINDMMIRLAKAGKRVVRLKSGDPMIFGRAGEEIAALQAENIPVEIVPGITAASAMASRLGVSLTHRDHAQSVRFVTGHSRQGKLPENIDWKSLSDPAVTTVFYMGGRTAADIQSSLLFHGMPASTPVAIMISVSRANERRWCGSLAELAAAVNRLGVNEPLLIGIGDAFRAASSASSDVGPQEPVGLFSQRAG from the coding sequence ATGGATGCCTTAAAACCGCAGCGGAATGAACCGGCCCGCATGGAGAGGCTCGCCAAGTTGCCGGTCTTCTGGGGGCTTGAGGGCAAGCGCGTGGTGCTGGCGGGCGGATCGGACGGGGCCGCCTGGAAGGCGGAACTGCTGCTCGCCTGCGGGGCGGAATTGCATCTTTATTGCGAGGAAAGCGAGCTTTCGGAAAGCTTTACAGCGCTTATCGGAAACAGCCCGATGCTGACATGGCATGACCGTCCGTGGGGTCCGGATATCTTCGACGGCGCGGAACTGGCGCTGGCGGATTGCGAAACCGATACGGAAGCCGAGAGCTTCTACGATGTAGCGCGGGCGGCTGGTGTTCCCGTCAATGTCATCGACAAGCCGGAATTCTGCCAGTTCCAGTTCGGCTCCATCGTCAATCGCTCGCCGGTGGTGGTTTCTATCTCCACCGATGGTGCAGCACCCATTCTGGCGCAGGCCATTCGTCGGCGCATCGAGACATTGCTGCCGCTGTCGCTGAAGGATTGGGGTGCGCTTGCCCAGACAATCCGAGAGCGCGTCAATCTGCGGCTCGCTCCCGGTGCGTTGCGGCGTTCTTTCTGGGAAAAATTCGTCGATCGGGCTTTTACCGAAAGGCTGGATGAGGGCAGCGAGGAACGGCTGCTTGCGGATATCGGAATGCAGGCCGCGCGGGCGGGATCGGGGCGCGGCCTAGTGACGCTTGTGGGGGCAGGGCCGGGCGATGCCGAATTGCTGACGCTGAAAGCGGTGCGCGCTTTGCAGGCGGCCGATGTCATCCTGTTCGACGATCTCGTTTCAGCCGAGGTGCTGGAACTGGCGCGGCGGGAGGCGAAGCGCATGCTGGTCGGCAAGCGCGGCGGCCGGGAAAGCTGCCGGCAGGAAGACATCAATGACATGATGATCCGCCTCGCCAAGGCCGGCAAACGGGTGGTTCGGCTGAAATCCGGTGATCCGATGATTTTCGGACGCGCCGGCGAGGAGATTGCCGCGCTGCAAGCAGAAAATATTCCGGTTGAGATTGTGCCGGGTATTACCGCCGCAAGCGCCATGGCCTCACGTCTTGGTGTTTCCCTGACGCATCGTGACCATGCGCAGTCGGTCCGCTTCGTCACCGGTCATTCCCGGCAGGGAAAATTGCCGGAGAATATCGACTGGAAGTCGCTCTCCGATCCCGCCGTGACCACCGTGTTTTACATGGGTGGCCGAACCGCTGCCGATATCCAGTCCTCTCTGCTCTTCCACGGAATGCCCGCCTCGACGCCTGTTGCCATCATGATTTCGGTCAGCCGGGCCAATGAACGACGCTGGTGCGGTTCGCTCGCAGAGCTGGCTGCGGCAGTGAACAGGCTGGGCGTGAACGAGCCGTTGCTGATTGGCATCGGCGATGCGTTCCGTGCGGCGTCCTCAGCGTCTTCAGATGTCGGTCCGCAGGAGCCGGTGGGCCTGTTTTCTCAGAGAGCCGGCTAA
- a CDS encoding molybdopterin-dependent oxidoreductase, which yields MPTETKTTCPYCGVGCGVIATVKDNGAVSVRGDQDHPANFGRLCSKGSALAETIDLDGRLLHPEISGRRAAWDEALDLVASRFSQAIAEHGPDSVAFYVSGQLLTEDYYLANKLMKGFIGSANIDTNSRLCMSSSVAGHRRAFGADTVPGTYEDMELADLVILTGSNLAWCHPVLYQRLAAAKAARPEMKVVVIDPRRTMSADIADMHLAIRPDGDVALFTALLAHLSDSPAIDRGYVENHTVGFDAAIQAATGHSLPEIAEATGLTIAELISFYELFERTEKTVTCYSQGVNQSESGTDKVNAIINCHLATGRIGRPGMGPFSLTGQPNAMGGREVGGLANMLAAHMAIENAEDRDRVRRFWASPAIAEKPGLKAVDMFRAVADGRIKALWIMATNPVVSMPDAGAVEAAITACPFVVVSDVMANTDTARHAHVLLPSLGWGEKDGTVTNSERRISRQRGFLDAPGEAKADWWQMAEAGRRMGFGTAFAYGQPSEIFAEHAALSGFENMGSRDFDISGIEPESYDTMASFQWPKVERGSGVVTRFFADGRFYHADGKARFIATALPETCRTSADYPLTLNTGRIRDQWHTMTRTGKSARLTAHIAEPFAELHPRDAQALGIESADLVEMESPHGKVLLRALVSERQARGSVFAPMHWNDQFASQARIDVVVAPVTDPHSGQPASKNVAVRARRFEAKAYGFAISRIRPDAPDCAYWATAKADGGYRMELAFVEEPQDWTFWARQVFGIDVRIEPLGYSDRQTGDLRLAFFDGDILLAALFIARQPVAVARNWAISQLTERHEDLRMRFALVAGRPGAGRADPGATVCSCFNVGVNQITAAIREGCHSVEAIGKALNAGTNCGSCRAEIRGIIYGCLKTAAE from the coding sequence ATGCCCACTGAAACAAAAACCACCTGTCCCTATTGCGGCGTCGGCTGCGGCGTCATCGCCACCGTCAAAGATAACGGTGCCGTTTCCGTCAGGGGCGATCAGGACCACCCCGCCAATTTCGGAAGACTATGTTCCAAAGGTTCGGCTCTGGCTGAGACCATCGATCTCGACGGTCGCCTGCTCCACCCTGAAATCAGCGGCAGGCGGGCGGCATGGGACGAAGCGCTTGACCTCGTCGCCTCCCGGTTTTCTCAAGCCATTGCCGAACACGGCCCGGACTCCGTTGCCTTTTACGTCTCCGGCCAATTGCTGACGGAGGATTATTACCTCGCCAACAAGCTGATGAAAGGTTTCATCGGCTCGGCCAATATCGATACCAATTCAAGGCTCTGCATGTCGTCGTCGGTCGCCGGCCATCGCCGCGCCTTCGGGGCCGATACGGTGCCGGGCACCTATGAGGATATGGAGCTTGCCGATCTGGTGATCCTCACCGGTTCCAACCTCGCATGGTGCCATCCGGTGCTTTACCAAAGGCTCGCGGCGGCAAAGGCGGCACGGCCGGAAATGAAAGTCGTCGTTATCGATCCGCGCCGGACGATGAGCGCCGATATTGCCGACATGCACCTCGCCATCCGCCCGGATGGAGATGTGGCGCTGTTTACCGCCCTGCTGGCGCATCTTTCCGATAGTCCTGCAATCGATCGCGGTTATGTGGAAAATCACACGGTCGGTTTTGATGCAGCAATACAGGCAGCAACCGGACACAGTCTGCCAGAGATCGCCGAAGCCACGGGCCTGACGATTGCCGAACTGATTTCCTTTTACGAATTGTTCGAACGCACCGAAAAAACCGTCACCTGCTACAGCCAGGGCGTCAACCAGTCTGAAAGCGGCACCGACAAGGTCAACGCGATCATCAATTGCCACCTCGCCACCGGCCGCATCGGCAGACCGGGCATGGGGCCGTTTTCGCTAACTGGCCAGCCGAACGCCATGGGCGGGCGCGAGGTCGGTGGGCTGGCCAATATGCTGGCCGCCCATATGGCTATCGAAAATGCCGAGGATCGCGACCGCGTGCGGCGCTTCTGGGCCTCGCCCGCCATTGCGGAAAAACCCGGCCTGAAGGCGGTGGATATGTTCCGGGCGGTGGCCGATGGCCGCATCAAGGCGCTGTGGATCATGGCGACCAACCCGGTGGTTTCCATGCCGGATGCCGGTGCCGTCGAGGCGGCCATCACGGCCTGTCCTTTCGTCGTGGTGTCCGATGTCATGGCCAATACCGATACGGCCCGCCATGCTCATGTGCTTCTGCCATCGCTTGGCTGGGGTGAAAAGGACGGCACCGTCACCAATTCCGAGCGGCGCATTTCCCGCCAGCGCGGTTTTCTCGATGCGCCGGGCGAAGCGAAAGCAGACTGGTGGCAAATGGCGGAAGCGGGCCGGCGCATGGGTTTCGGCACGGCCTTCGCCTATGGCCAGCCATCGGAGATTTTTGCCGAACATGCCGCTCTTTCCGGCTTTGAGAATATGGGCAGTCGCGATTTCGACATCAGCGGGATAGAGCCCGAATCCTACGACACTATGGCGTCCTTCCAATGGCCGAAAGTGGAGCGGGGCAGTGGCGTCGTCACCCGGTTTTTCGCGGATGGACGGTTTTACCACGCCGATGGCAAGGCGCGCTTCATTGCCACGGCCTTGCCGGAGACGTGCAGGACATCGGCGGATTATCCGCTGACACTGAATACCGGCCGCATCCGCGATCAATGGCACACCATGACCCGCACCGGCAAAAGTGCACGCCTTACTGCCCATATCGCCGAACCCTTCGCCGAGCTTCACCCGCGCGATGCGCAGGCGCTCGGAATAGAAAGCGCCGATCTGGTGGAGATGGAAAGTCCCCATGGCAAGGTTCTGCTGCGGGCGCTGGTGAGCGAAAGGCAGGCGCGCGGCTCGGTGTTTGCGCCGATGCATTGGAACGACCAGTTCGCCTCGCAGGCGCGCATTGATGTCGTGGTTGCGCCGGTGACGGACCCGCATTCCGGTCAGCCCGCCTCGAAAAACGTAGCGGTAAGGGCAAGGCGCTTCGAAGCGAAGGCCTATGGTTTCGCCATCTCCCGCATCCGCCCGGATGCGCCGGATTGTGCTTACTGGGCCACGGCCAAAGCGGATGGCGGCTATCGTATGGAGCTTGCCTTTGTCGAGGAGCCGCAGGACTGGACATTCTGGGCGCGGCAGGTCTTCGGCATTGATGTCAGGATCGAGCCGCTGGGCTATAGCGACCGGCAGACGGGCGATCTGCGCCTCGCCTTCTTCGATGGCGATATCCTGCTGGCGGCGCTGTTCATCGCCAGACAGCCGGTGGCCGTCGCCCGCAACTGGGCGATCTCGCAATTGACCGAACGCCATGAGGATCTGCGCATGCGTTTTGCGCTGGTTGCCGGTCGCCCCGGTGCCGGCCGCGCCGATCCGGGTGCCACCGTCTGCTCCTGCTTTAATGTCGGGGTGAACCAGATTACCGCGGCCATCCGCGAAGGCTGCCACAGCGTCGAAGCCATCGGCAAGGCGTTGAATGCTGGAACCAATTGCGGCTCCTGCCGCGCCGAAATCAGGGGGATCATCTATGGATGCCTTAAAACCGCAGCGGAATGA
- the nirD gene encoding nitrite reductase small subunit NirD, which yields MDSNWIDIGDISDIPLRGARCVKTPMGKIAVFRTAENQVFAIEDHCPHKGGPLSQGIVHGASVTCPLHNWVISLETGKALGADEGEVKTIPVRNLDGRLSIALETLMIAAE from the coding sequence ATGGACAGCAACTGGATCGATATTGGCGATATCTCCGACATTCCGCTGCGCGGCGCGCGTTGCGTCAAAACGCCAATGGGCAAGATCGCCGTGTTCCGCACGGCGGAAAATCAGGTCTTCGCCATCGAGGACCATTGCCCGCACAAGGGCGGGCCGCTGAGCCAGGGCATCGTGCACGGGGCTTCGGTGACGTGTCCCTTGCATAATTGGGTCATTTCGCTGGAAACCGGTAAGGCGCTGGGGGCGGATGAGGGTGAGGTGAAGACCATTCCGGTGCGCAATCTGGATGGAAGGCTTTCGATAGCGCTTGAAACTCTGATGATTGCGGCGGAGTGA